A window of the Budorcas taxicolor isolate Tak-1 chromosome 10, Takin1.1, whole genome shotgun sequence genome harbors these coding sequences:
- the CCNDBP1 gene encoding cyclin-D1-binding protein 1, which yields MESAAVSAAPDPTLDPPLEQLRHLAGELRQLLPGVRVGEAQETTKEFDREAFWRRLNEAAVTVSREATTLTVAFSRLPLPSPQETQRFCEQVRAAIKAIIAVYYLFPKDQGITLRKLVRSATLDIVDDMAQLVEALYNSPAQSNPENLIPYNSVWDACQHIPQIPKDNKAAALSVLTKSVDLVKDAHEEMEQAVEECDPYCGLLNDIEEDTSDNHVDEEDILGCPNNRDSYWSEGDQELIIPCLALARASKACLKKIRLSVAENGKKDQVAQLDDIVDISDEISPSVDDLALSIYPPVCPLTVRINSAKLVSVLKKALEITKASHVTPQPEDSWIPLLINAVDHCMNRIKELTQNEVES from the exons ATGGAGAGCGCAGCTGTATCTGCAGCCCCAGACCCCACCCTGGATCCGCCTCTGGAACAGCTTCGGCACCTAGCCGGGGAGCTGCGGCAGTTGCTTCCTGGAGTGCGGG TCGGCGAAGCCCAGGAAACCACCAAGGAGTTTGATCGGGAGGCCTTTTGGAGAAGACTCA ATGAGGCAGCTGTGACAGTGTCAAGGGAAGCCACGACTCTGACCGTAGCCTTCTCTCGACTTCCACTGCCGTCTCCACAG GAAACGCAGAGGTTCTGTGAACAAGTGCGTGCTGCCATCAAGGCAATTATTGCAGTGTACTATTTGTTTCCCAAGGATCAGG GCATCACCCTGCGAAAGCTGGTGCGGAGCGCCACTCTGGACATCGTGGATGACATGGCTCAGCTTGTGGAAGCACTTTACAACAGTCCAGCTCAGAG CAACCCTGAGAACCTGATTCCCTATAACAGTGTCTGGGATGCTTGCCAACATATACCTCAGATCCCAAAAG ATAACAAAGCTGCAGCCCTTTCAGTGCTGACAAAGAGTGTGGATCTTGTGAAGGATGCACATGAGGAGATGGAGCAG GCTGTGGAAGAATGTGACCCTTACTGTGGCCTCTTGAATGACATTGAGGAAGACACCTCTGACAACCATGTTGATGAGGAGGATATATTGGGATGTCCAAACAATCGGGACTCATATTGGTCAGAGGGAGACCAGGAGCTCATAATCCCATGCCTTGCACTGGCGAGAGCATCCAAAGCCTGCCTGAAGAAAATTCGGCTCTCAGTGGCAGAGAACGGGAAGAAGGATCAGGTGGCCCAGCTGGATGACATTGTGGACATTTCTGATGAGATCAGCCCTAG tGTGGATGACTTGGCTCTGAGCATTTACCCACCTGTGTGCCCTTTGACTGTGCGAATCAAT TCTGCAAAACTTGTATCCGTTTTAAAGAAGGCACTGGAAATAACAAA AGCAAGTCATGTGACCCCACAGCCAGAAGATAGTTGGATTCCTTTACTTATTAATGCTGTTGATCATTGCATGAACAGAATCAAAGAACTCACTCAGAATGAAGTTGAATCATGA